From Medicago truncatula cultivar Jemalong A17 chromosome 7, MtrunA17r5.0-ANR, whole genome shotgun sequence, a single genomic window includes:
- the LOC25480163 gene encoding hydroquinone glucosyltransferase produces MAKTIHIAVIPSPGFSHLVPIVEFSKRLVTNHPNFHVTCIIPSLGSPPDSSKSYLETIPPNINSIFLPPINKQDLPQGVYPAILIQQTVTLSLPSIHQALKSLNSKAPLVAIIADIFAQETLDFAKEFNSLFYLYFPSSAFVLSLVLHIPNLDEEVSCEYKDLKEPIKLQGCLPINGIDLPTPTKDRSNEAYKMLLQRAKNMHLVDGILFNSFLELESSATKALEQKGYGKIGFFPVGPITQIGSSNNDVVGDEHECLKWLKNQPQNSVLYVSFGSGGTLSQTQINELAFGLELSGQRFIWVVRAPSDSVSAAYLESTNEDPLKFLPIGFLERTKEKGFILASWAPQVEILKHSSVGGFLSHCGWNSVLESMQEGVPIVAWPLFAEQAMNAVLLSDGLKVAIRLKFEDDEIVEKDEIANVIKCLMEGEEGKRMRERMKSLKDYAANALKDGGSSIQTLSHLASQWENFGGT; encoded by the coding sequence ATGGCAAAAACAATTCACATAGCTGTTATTCCAAGTCCTGGTTTCAGCCACTTAGTCCCAATAGTTGAATTCTCCAAAAGATTAGTTACAAACCATCCAAATTTTCATGTCACTTGCATCATTCCTTCACTTGGTTCACCACCAGATTCATCAAAATCATATCTTGAAACAATTCCACCAAACATAAACTCAATTTTTCTTCCACCAATCAACAAACAAGACTTACCTCAAGGAGTATATCCAGCAATTCTGATTCAACAAACTGTTACACTCTCTCTACCATCAATTCATCAAGCTCTTAAATCATTGAATTCAAAAGCACCTTTAGTTGCTATAATTGCTGATATTTTTGCTCAAGAAACACTAGATTTTGCAAAAGAGTTCAACTCTTTGTTTTATCTTTACTTCCCTTCTTCAGCTTTTGTACTTTCACTTGTTTTACATATTCCCAATCTTGATGAAGAGGTTTCATGTGAATACAAAGATTTAAAAGAACCTATAAAGTTACAAGGATGTTTGCCAATCAATGGTATTGATCTTCCAACACCAACAAAAGATAGATCAAATGAAGCTTACAAAATGCTTCTTCAACGTGCAAAAAATATGCATTTGGTTGATGGAATCTTGTTTAATAGCTTCTTAGAATTAGAATCAAGTGCTACAAAAGCATTGGAACAAAAGGGTTATGGAAAAATCGGGTTTTTTCCCGTCGGACCCATTACACAAATAGGGTCAAGTAacaatgatgttgttggtgatgaacATGAATGTTTGAAATGGTTGAAAAACCAACCACAAAATTCTGTTTTGTATGTTTCTTTTGGAAGTGGTGGAacactttctcaaacacaaataAATGAACTAGCTTTTGGTTTGGAATTGAGTGGTCAAAGATTCATTTGGGTTGTGAGAGCACCAAGTGATTCAGTTAGTGCAGCTTATCTTGAATCTACAAATGAAGatcctttgaaatttttacCTATAGGGTTTTTGGAAAGAACCAAAGAAAAAGGTTTTATTTTGGCATCATGGGCACCTCAAGTTGAAATACTTAAACATAGTTCAGTTGGTGGATTTTTAAGTCATTGTGGTTGGAATTCAGTTTTGGAGAGTATGCAAGAGGGGGTGCCAATAGTAGCTTGGCCTTTATTTGCAGAACAAGCAATGAATGCTGTTTTGTTAAGTGATGGTCTTAAAGTGGCAATaaggttgaaatttgaagaTGATGAGATTGTAGAAAAGGATGAAATTGCAAATGTGATTAAGTGTTTGATGGAAGGGGAAGAAGGTAAGAGAATGCGTGAAAGAATGAAGAGTTTAAAAGATTATGCTGCTAATGCACTTAAAGATGGTGGTTCTTCAATACAGACTTTGTCACACTTGGCTAGTCAATGGGAAAATTTTGGTGGGACTTAG